The Rhodobacter sp. CZR27 genome includes a window with the following:
- a CDS encoding phosphatase PAP2 family protein — protein MREIIRQSRRLRLARLGSWVERRTVALILAISAAGWAFAELAEAMAEGGAHAFDERVLLWMRNPADPSDPLGPPWFEEFARDATALGGIGLLAFLTFAVAVFLGLTGRWRTMWFVLVATGSGQLCSSFAKRFFDRPRPDLVPHESFVYTASFPSGHAMMAAVTYLTLAALLARSQPLFRVKLFLLVLAVIVTVMVGVSRVYLGVHWPTDVLAGWTAGSAWALGCLLVARWLRRRRIIEPGAGDRNGG, from the coding sequence ATGAGGGAAATCATTCGACAATCCCGGCGCCTCCGCCTTGCGCGGCTCGGCTCATGGGTGGAACGCCGCACCGTGGCGCTCATCCTCGCGATCTCGGCCGCGGGCTGGGCCTTCGCCGAACTTGCCGAGGCGATGGCCGAGGGCGGAGCCCATGCCTTCGACGAGCGCGTGCTGCTCTGGATGCGCAATCCGGCCGATCCCTCGGATCCGCTTGGCCCGCCGTGGTTCGAGGAATTCGCGCGGGACGCCACCGCTCTGGGCGGCATCGGCCTGCTCGCGTTCCTCACCTTCGCCGTGGCGGTCTTCCTCGGCCTGACGGGGCGCTGGCGGACGATGTGGTTCGTGCTGGTGGCAACCGGCAGCGGCCAGCTCTGCAGCTCCTTCGCCAAGCGCTTCTTCGACCGGCCGCGGCCCGATCTCGTCCCGCACGAGTCCTTCGTCTATACGGCGAGCTTCCCCTCGGGGCATGCCATGATGGCCGCCGTGACCTACCTGACGCTCGCGGCGCTTCTGGCGCGCAGCCAGCCGCTGTTCCGCGTCAAGCTGTTCCTGCTCGTCCTGGCGGTGATCGTCACGGTGATGGTCGGCGTGAGCCGGGTCTATCTCGGCGTGCACTGGCCCACGGACGTTCTGGCCGGCTGGACGGCGGGGTCGGCGTGGGCGCTTGGCTGCCTGCTCGTGGCGCGATGGTTGCGCCGGCGGCGGATCATCGAACCTGGAGCCGGTGACCGGAACGGCGGATGA
- a CDS encoding DUF4112 domain-containing protein, translating to MTPEQAEDEIRRLDRLARLLDARFSLFGIRFGWDGIASLIPGVGDAATLAPGAWLIWRAHRLGVPGSVILRMAANSGVDFVFGSIPVLGTIFDVAFRSNLRNMALLRRHLDLNRPRGGRAGGAPRTTGR from the coding sequence ATGACGCCCGAGCAGGCAGAGGACGAGATCCGGAGGCTCGACAGGCTGGCACGGCTGCTCGACGCCCGCTTCAGCCTGTTCGGCATCCGGTTCGGCTGGGACGGGATCGCAAGCCTCATCCCCGGCGTCGGCGATGCGGCGACACTCGCGCCGGGCGCCTGGCTCATCTGGCGGGCGCATCGCCTTGGGGTGCCCGGCAGCGTCATCCTGCGCATGGCGGCGAATTCCGGGGTGGATTTCGTCTTTGGCAGCATCCCGGTCCTCGGCACGATCTTCGACGTAGCCTTCAGGTCGAACCTGCGCAACATGGCGCTGCTGCGCCGGCATCTCGACCTGAACCGGCCGCGGGGCGGCAGGGCCGGAGGCGCGCCGCGCACCACAGGAAGGTGA
- a CDS encoding phospholipase D-like domain-containing protein gives MTPQRPILRPQETCWRLERAERMAVIIDAADYFALVKQAILGARHSVMLIAWDFDARIRLDPRAPRGKAPDRLGRFLNWVVSSRPDLEIRVLKWDLGAVKALGRGMTPLFVLDWITDARMHFRLDGAHPMASVHHQKVVVIDDALAFCGGIDMTADRWDTRDHLDEDPRRRRPTTRRSYGPWHDVTTAVNGPAARALGDLARERWEQATGERLDPPPACTSRWLDGLEPLVEDVEVGISRTVPDYGDRPGVHEIEALYLEAIARTERCLYIESQYFASRRLAEAMADRLREPDGPEIVVVNPLTANGWLEESVMGASRARLLGMLAEADRFDRFRIYYPVTLKGEAIYVHAKVLTMDDRLLKVGSSNLNNRSMGFDTECDLSVEAGPDETGLQERILALRDDLISEHLGVQRSGFQQTLAAKGSLIAAIEAMRSPGRSLRPFEPPELGVVGEKIIADNDLLDPERVSSIWSSRRAPRLKRAP, from the coding sequence ATGACCCCACAGCGACCCATCCTTCGCCCCCAGGAAACCTGCTGGCGCCTCGAGCGGGCGGAGCGCATGGCGGTCATCATCGATGCGGCCGACTATTTCGCGCTGGTCAAGCAGGCGATCCTCGGCGCCCGGCACAGCGTCATGCTGATCGCCTGGGATTTCGACGCGCGCATCCGCCTCGACCCGCGCGCGCCCCGCGGCAAGGCGCCCGACCGGCTGGGGCGGTTCCTCAACTGGGTGGTGAGCAGCCGGCCGGACCTCGAGATCCGGGTGCTGAAATGGGACCTTGGCGCGGTGAAGGCGCTCGGGCGCGGGATGACGCCGCTCTTCGTGCTCGACTGGATCACCGACGCCCGGATGCATTTCCGCCTCGACGGGGCGCATCCCATGGCCTCGGTCCACCACCAGAAGGTCGTGGTGATCGACGACGCGCTGGCCTTCTGCGGCGGGATCGACATGACCGCCGACCGCTGGGACACGCGCGACCATCTGGACGAGGACCCGCGCCGGCGCCGGCCGACCACGCGGCGCTCCTATGGCCCGTGGCACGACGTGACGACCGCCGTCAACGGCCCGGCCGCCCGTGCCCTGGGCGACCTCGCGCGCGAGCGTTGGGAGCAGGCCACGGGCGAGCGGCTGGACCCGCCGCCGGCCTGCACCTCGCGCTGGCTCGACGGGCTGGAACCGCTGGTCGAGGATGTCGAGGTCGGCATTTCCCGCACCGTCCCCGACTATGGCGACCGCCCGGGCGTGCACGAGATCGAGGCGCTCTACCTCGAGGCCATCGCCCGGACCGAGCGCTGCCTTTACATCGAAAGCCAGTATTTCGCCTCGCGTCGGCTGGCCGAGGCGATGGCGGACCGCCTGCGCGAGCCGGACGGACCCGAGATCGTGGTGGTGAACCCGCTCACGGCGAACGGCTGGCTGGAGGAGAGCGTGATGGGCGCCTCGCGCGCGAGGCTGCTGGGAATGCTGGCCGAGGCCGACCGCTTCGACCGCTTCCGCATCTACTATCCCGTGACGCTGAAGGGAGAGGCGATCTATGTCCATGCCAAGGTGCTGACCATGGACGACCGGCTGCTGAAGGTGGGCTCGTCGAACCTGAACAACCGCTCGATGGGCTTCGACACCGAATGCGACCTGTCGGTCGAGGCGGGACCGGATGAGACCGGCCTGCAGGAGCGCATCCTTGCGCTGCGCGACGACCTGATCTCCGAGCATCTGGGCGTGCAGCGGTCCGGCTTCCAGCAGACGCTGGCCGCCAAGGGATCGCTGATCGCGGCGATCGAGGCGATGCGCTCGCCCGGCCGGTCGCTGCGCCCGTTCGAGCCGCCCGAACTGGGTGTCGTCGGCGAGAAGATCATCGCCGACAACGACCTTCTAGACCCCGAGCGCGTCTCGAGCATCTGGAGCAGCCGCCGCGCGCCACGGCTGAAGCGGGCGCCATGA
- a CDS encoding proton-conducting transporter membrane subunit, producing the protein MPGLLPLLPLILLGGGAVAAMLAAPRAPALSRALAALALAAAAVAFGLRLPAPDATFALIVDDRLARLAGLVVCLSGLGSLAFLRPGGPSREGPALLLLATMGGALLSGATHAASLLLGLELVTLALVALFVLPLSAVALEAGYKFLILGAAGAATLLMGLALAHAATGSLEFAALSHRGALVAAAAALLLAGLAFKMALVPFHMWTPDAFTGAPGAAAAFAGAASKVAVVAAIVRLDTVGPPAGWGIGLALFGGASILLGNLVALRQDGMARMLGYSSIGHAGYVAAVLGAGAAGAHDAALFYIVVYAPALLAALCVSTLVGPEARIGDLRGLVWQRPLAGWALALALISLAGLPVSAGFFGKYVIFTALIEARAWVLLGLALTGAALGAYYYLRFVAVIFRRLPDPASPALPGAERVLLLLATGATLLLGIRPDLLLDALP; encoded by the coding sequence ATGCCCGGCCTTCTCCCTCTCCTGCCGCTGATCCTGCTGGGCGGCGGTGCCGTCGCCGCGATGCTGGCCGCACCGCGCGCGCCGGCCCTGTCGCGCGCGCTTGCGGCCCTTGCGCTGGCGGCGGCGGCCGTGGCGTTCGGGCTGCGGCTTCCCGCGCCCGACGCGACCTTCGCCCTGATCGTCGACGACCGGCTGGCGCGGCTGGCGGGGCTCGTGGTCTGCCTGAGCGGGCTTGGCAGTCTCGCCTTCCTGCGGCCCGGGGGCCCCTCGCGCGAGGGGCCGGCGCTTCTGCTGCTTGCGACGATGGGCGGCGCGCTGCTGTCGGGGGCCACCCATGCGGCAAGCCTTCTTCTCGGGCTGGAGCTGGTCACGCTGGCCCTGGTCGCGCTCTTCGTGCTGCCGCTGTCGGCCGTCGCGCTGGAGGCCGGATACAAGTTCCTCATCCTCGGCGCGGCGGGGGCGGCGACGCTGCTGATGGGCCTCGCCCTCGCCCATGCCGCCACCGGCTCGCTCGAGTTCGCGGCACTGTCGCACCGCGGCGCGCTTGTCGCCGCCGCCGCGGCGCTGCTGCTGGCGGGCCTTGCCTTCAAGATGGCGCTGGTGCCGTTCCACATGTGGACGCCGGACGCCTTCACGGGCGCGCCCGGGGCCGCTGCGGCCTTCGCGGGCGCCGCATCGAAGGTCGCGGTCGTCGCGGCAATCGTCCGGCTCGACACGGTCGGGCCGCCCGCCGGCTGGGGGATCGGCCTTGCGCTGTTCGGCGGCGCATCGATCCTGCTCGGCAACCTCGTCGCGCTCAGGCAGGACGGGATGGCGCGGATGCTAGGCTATTCCTCGATCGGCCATGCGGGATATGTGGCGGCGGTGCTCGGTGCCGGCGCAGCGGGGGCGCATGACGCCGCGCTCTTCTACATCGTTGTCTATGCCCCGGCGCTTCTGGCCGCGCTCTGCGTCTCGACCCTCGTCGGGCCGGAGGCGCGGATCGGCGACCTGCGCGGCCTCGTCTGGCAAAGGCCGCTGGCCGGATGGGCGCTGGCGCTGGCGCTGATCTCGCTGGCCGGCCTGCCGGTCTCGGCCGGCTTCTTCGGCAAGTATGTCATCTTCACCGCCCTGATCGAGGCCCGCGCCTGGGTCCTGCTCGGCCTCGCGCTCACCGGCGCCGCGCTGGGGGCCTATTACTACCTGCGCTTCGTGGCCGTGATCTTCCGCCGCCTGCCCGATCCGGCAAGCCCGGCGCTTCCCGGCGCCGAGCGGGTTCTGCTGCTTCTGGCGACGGGTGCCACCCTGCTTCTCGGCATCCGGCCGGACCTGCTTCTCGACGCCCTGCCCTGA
- a CDS encoding NuoM family protein, translating into MELTALILLPFFGGIAALFAPRWGRDAERWVAVAALALALVILILACLTPEEGRWIAFERFAWAPSMGLQVILAMDGLSAALLVVSLALGIVSVVVSWKITEHSGLLNAALLWTVAASNGVFLSFDLLVFAFFWELMLVPAFLLISVWGHGDREAAALKFLVFNAVAGLGLLAAVFYLGASGEVVTFDAFEIAGRQIPHGVQVILLLGFAGAFLVKLPVPPLHAWLPDAHTQAPTAGSILLAGLLLKTGAYGLFRFPPMLFPEGFATLAPWGLALGAFGSIYGALLACGQTDAKRLVAYTSVAHMSIVLMGLCGGVYFSLMGAGVEMVAHAFSASALFLLIGALYDRTGTRDLRELGGLQQNAPRFAAAFAVFFSAALAMPGTANFLGEALVITGMFQVNWIFASITLISLVVSVVYATRLFKRVVFGKSRRTETLEDLTLREMGPIVLLAVATLLFGMLPQLLMGALEGAVGAALAPVAIP; encoded by the coding sequence ATGGAACTGACCGCGCTCATCCTGCTGCCGTTCTTCGGCGGGATCGCCGCGCTTTTCGCGCCGCGCTGGGGCCGGGATGCCGAACGCTGGGTCGCCGTAGCGGCGCTGGCCCTTGCGCTGGTCATCCTGATCCTCGCCTGTCTCACCCCCGAGGAGGGCCGCTGGATCGCCTTCGAGCGCTTCGCCTGGGCGCCATCGATGGGGCTGCAGGTCATCCTGGCGATGGACGGGCTGTCGGCCGCGCTGCTGGTCGTGTCGCTGGCGCTGGGGATCGTGTCGGTCGTCGTGTCCTGGAAGATCACCGAGCATTCCGGACTGCTGAACGCGGCCCTTCTGTGGACGGTCGCGGCGTCGAACGGGGTCTTCCTGTCCTTCGACCTTCTGGTCTTCGCCTTCTTCTGGGAGCTGATGCTGGTCCCCGCCTTCCTGCTGATCTCGGTCTGGGGCCACGGCGACCGCGAGGCAGCGGCGCTGAAGTTCCTGGTGTTCAACGCGGTGGCGGGCCTCGGGCTGCTGGCGGCGGTGTTCTACCTCGGCGCCAGCGGCGAGGTCGTGACCTTCGACGCCTTCGAGATCGCCGGGCGCCAGATCCCGCACGGCGTGCAGGTGATCCTGCTGCTGGGGTTCGCTGGCGCCTTCCTGGTCAAGCTGCCGGTGCCGCCGCTGCATGCCTGGCTGCCCGACGCGCATACCCAGGCGCCGACCGCGGGCTCGATCCTGCTGGCGGGCCTGCTGCTGAAGACCGGGGCCTACGGCCTGTTCCGCTTCCCGCCGATGCTGTTCCCGGAAGGCTTCGCCACGCTGGCGCCCTGGGGCCTTGCCCTCGGCGCCTTCGGCTCGATCTATGGCGCGCTGCTGGCCTGCGGACAGACCGACGCCAAGCGGCTGGTGGCCTATACCTCGGTCGCGCACATGAGCATCGTGCTGATGGGCCTGTGCGGCGGGGTGTATTTCTCGCTGATGGGCGCGGGCGTCGAGATGGTGGCGCATGCCTTCTCGGCCTCGGCGCTGTTCCTGCTGATTGGCGCGCTCTATGACCGCACCGGCACGCGCGACCTGCGCGAGCTGGGCGGGCTGCAGCAGAACGCGCCCCGCTTCGCCGCGGCCTTCGCGGTGTTCTTTTCGGCTGCGCTGGCCATGCCGGGCACGGCGAACTTCCTGGGAGAGGCGCTGGTCATCACCGGCATGTTCCAGGTGAACTGGATCTTCGCCTCGATCACGCTGATCTCGCTGGTCGTTTCGGTCGTCTATGCCACGCGGCTGTTCAAGCGGGTGGTGTTCGGCAAGTCGCGCCGCACCGAGACGCTCGAGGACCTGACCCTGCGCGAGATGGGTCCGATCGTGCTGCTCGCCGTGGCGACGCTGCTGTTCGGGATGCTGCCGCAGCTGCTGATGGGCGCGCTGGAAGGCGCGGTGGGGGCGGCACTCGCACCGGTGGCGATTCCCTGA
- a CDS encoding NADH-quinone oxidoreductase subunit L gives MLSPYLLLLLVPSPPLAVFLILGLDPFFLRRKAVQALALLGGIAPLLVMLPLLGICLGSECHGVVPIFTLVFGQAEVALALLLDPMSALVGVTVAGVGAMVMVYAIDYMSDARIADLRRFFALMNLFLAAMLTMVLAGDTITFFFGWELMGLCSFFLIAYNTSLPQAVAAGRKAFIITRFADAFLLAGLLLLFLEANSVRLDVLIPAGATMTEERHVVIALLILGGALGKSAQVPFHTWLPSAMAGPTPVSALLHSATMVAAGAFMLARFSPIVMSEPAVQMIAALFGVGTAAFGALSAVFQSDVKRLLAYSSISQIGFMVLAVGVGAPAVAIGHFVVHAMFKSLLFLAAGDITHGSDLGTSMAAMRGAVRRRPVAYTAYVAGAASLAGVPFITAGWWSKEAVLSAAWNSGAFGIAVWTLALLTAVCTAVYAFRPVFEALLPEPEHVSRARHGHPVMLDLHFRSRVGSGFIVIPLVVLATGSILGGVLVAPIIRFLGGEFPHAAPLPALLAGLAPFVGLVGAALLTFVPSLAAAVAGARDMRRPTRLDRKFQRWVIEPYVRLVRWLSRDRRSPLTEDERDERQVQLVRWLSRGARMDGIYQALFVRPFVNLVRWLNGHRGGTVDPVGNLPVTFVLQTVQAIVTPLAHDRFDRFWMRFANRLVRLWVLARAIQTGRSRDYALGAAFGTAALLVIAWGTTWN, from the coding sequence ATGCTGAGCCCCTATCTCCTGCTGCTGCTCGTGCCGTCGCCGCCGCTGGCGGTCTTCCTGATCCTCGGGCTCGATCCGTTCTTCCTGCGCCGCAAGGCGGTGCAGGCGCTGGCGCTGCTGGGCGGCATCGCGCCGCTTCTGGTCATGCTGCCGCTGCTCGGCATCTGCCTCGGAAGCGAATGCCACGGCGTCGTGCCGATCTTCACGCTGGTCTTCGGACAGGCCGAGGTGGCGCTTGCGCTGCTCCTCGACCCGATGAGCGCGCTTGTGGGCGTGACGGTCGCCGGAGTGGGCGCGATGGTGATGGTCTATGCCATCGACTACATGTCGGATGCCCGCATCGCGGACCTGCGCCGCTTCTTCGCCCTGATGAACCTGTTCCTCGCCGCCATGCTGACGATGGTGCTGGCTGGCGACACCATCACCTTCTTCTTCGGGTGGGAGCTGATGGGGCTCTGCTCGTTCTTCCTGATCGCCTACAACACCAGCCTGCCGCAGGCGGTGGCGGCGGGGCGCAAGGCCTTCATCATCACGCGCTTCGCGGATGCCTTCCTGCTCGCGGGCCTGCTGCTCTTGTTCCTCGAGGCGAACTCGGTCCGGCTCGACGTGCTGATCCCGGCCGGCGCCACGATGACCGAGGAGCGGCATGTGGTGATCGCGCTGCTGATCCTTGGGGGCGCGCTGGGCAAGTCGGCGCAGGTGCCCTTCCACACCTGGCTCCCCTCGGCCATGGCCGGGCCCACGCCGGTCTCGGCGCTGCTGCATTCGGCCACGATGGTGGCGGCGGGCGCCTTCATGCTGGCGCGCTTCTCGCCCATCGTCATGTCCGAACCCGCGGTGCAGATGATCGCCGCGCTGTTCGGGGTGGGCACGGCGGCCTTCGGAGCGCTGTCCGCGGTGTTCCAGTCCGACGTGAAGCGGCTTCTCGCCTATTCCTCGATCAGCCAGATCGGATTCATGGTGCTGGCGGTCGGCGTGGGTGCGCCGGCGGTCGCCATCGGCCATTTCGTCGTCCATGCCATGTTCAAGTCGCTGCTGTTCCTTGCCGCGGGCGACATTACCCACGGCTCGGATCTTGGGACCAGCATGGCGGCGATGCGCGGTGCGGTGCGCCGTCGCCCGGTGGCCTATACCGCCTATGTCGCCGGGGCGGCCTCGCTGGCGGGGGTGCCCTTCATCACCGCCGGCTGGTGGTCGAAGGAGGCGGTGCTGTCCGCCGCCTGGAACAGCGGCGCCTTCGGGATCGCGGTCTGGACGCTGGCGCTGCTGACTGCGGTCTGCACCGCCGTCTATGCCTTCCGCCCGGTGTTCGAGGCCCTGCTGCCCGAGCCCGAGCACGTCAGCCGCGCCCGGCATGGCCATCCGGTCATGCTCGACCTGCATTTCCGCAGCCGCGTGGGCAGCGGCTTCATCGTGATCCCGCTGGTGGTGCTGGCCACCGGCTCGATCCTCGGCGGGGTGCTGGTCGCCCCCATCATCCGCTTCCTGGGCGGAGAGTTTCCCCATGCCGCCCCGCTGCCGGCGCTGCTGGCCGGTCTCGCGCCCTTCGTCGGCCTCGTCGGGGCGGCGCTTCTGACCTTCGTGCCGTCGCTCGCCGCGGCCGTCGCGGGGGCGAGGGACATGCGGCGGCCGACGCGGCTTGACCGCAAGTTCCAGCGCTGGGTGATCGAGCCCTACGTGCGGCTCGTCCGCTGGCTGAGCCGCGACCGCCGCAGCCCCCTGACCGAGGACGAGCGAGACGAGCGCCAGGTGCAGCTGGTTCGCTGGCTCAGCCGGGGCGCACGGATGGACGGGATCTATCAGGCGCTGTTCGTGCGGCCCTTCGTGAACCTCGTGCGCTGGCTGAACGGCCATCGCGGCGGAACGGTGGACCCGGTGGGCAACCTGCCCGTCACCTTCGTCCTGCAGACCGTGCAGGCGATCGTGACGCCACTCGCGCATGACCGGTTCGACCGGTTCTGGATGAGGTTCGCGAACCGGCTCGTTCGGCTGTGGGTGCTCGCGCGCGCGATCCAGACCGGGCGGAGCCGGGATTACGCGCTGGGCGCGGCCTTCGGGACCGCCGCGCTTCTTGTGATTGCATGGGGTACGACATGGAACTGA
- a CDS encoding NADH-quinone oxidoreductase subunit K — translation MSATTLSLLLILAGGLFVTGFFGLLARRAILFQLISLELMLAGPALAFLAGGAFHGSQQGQGMFVLIVILAAAEVALGLALYLALGRVADVEDSDTITRLRH, via the coding sequence ATGAGCGCGACCACGCTGAGCCTGCTGCTGATCCTTGCCGGCGGCCTCTTCGTCACGGGCTTCTTCGGGCTGCTCGCGCGGCGGGCGATCCTGTTCCAGCTGATCTCGCTCGAGCTGATGCTGGCCGGGCCGGCACTTGCCTTCCTTGCCGGGGGTGCCTTCCACGGCAGCCAGCAGGGACAGGGGATGTTCGTGCTGATCGTCATCCTCGCGGCGGCCGAGGTCGCGCTGGGGCTTGCGCTCTATCTCGCGCTGGGGCGGGTGGCGGATGTCGAGGACAGCGACACGATCACGAGGCTGAGGCACTGA
- a CDS encoding NADH-quinone oxidoreductase subunit J: MSQFVALWCAAVALACAILAVTRPAIVHALIWLVAALLSLAACFFALGASFAGAVQVLIYAGAIVAVFVFVVMTVDASPEALARERARLAEGWKRPAAAVAMVAMPLALGLASGAAQPVAGPEQSLGALLFGPWALAVEAASGLLLAALMGARHLGRRRRDG, encoded by the coding sequence ATGAGCCAGTTCGTCGCCCTCTGGTGCGCCGCCGTGGCGCTCGCCTGCGCGATCCTCGCCGTGACGCGGCCGGCGATCGTCCATGCGCTGATCTGGCTGGTCGCGGCGCTGCTGTCGCTGGCGGCCTGCTTCTTCGCGCTGGGCGCAAGCTTTGCCGGCGCCGTGCAGGTGCTGATCTATGCCGGGGCGATCGTCGCAGTCTTCGTCTTCGTGGTGATGACCGTTGACGCCTCACCCGAGGCGCTGGCGCGCGAGCGTGCGCGGCTGGCCGAGGGGTGGAAACGGCCAGCGGCGGCGGTGGCGATGGTGGCCATGCCGCTGGCGCTGGGGCTGGCGTCCGGCGCGGCTCAGCCCGTGGCGGGGCCGGAGCAGAGCCTCGGCGCCCTGCTCTTCGGTCCCTGGGCGCTGGCGGTCGAGGCGGCCTCGGGCCTGCTGCTCGCAGCCCTGATGGGCGCGCGCCACCTCGGCCGGCGGAGGCGCGACGGATGA
- the nuoI gene encoding NADH-quinone oxidoreductase subunit NuoI — MKGILDSLFRVGRMAFAPTRTVEYPEVKQVLPPRTRGRIVLTRDPDGQERCVACNLCSAVCPVDCIDVTKAETEDGRWYPETFRINFARCIFCGFCEEACPTSAIQLTPDVELADYARGSLQYEKQDLLIAGEGKRPGYRYWDVAGKAIAGKDQQPVDPKDLCP; from the coding sequence GTGAAAGGCATCCTCGACAGTCTCTTCCGCGTTGGCCGGATGGCCTTCGCCCCGACCCGGACGGTCGAATATCCCGAGGTGAAGCAGGTGCTGCCGCCGCGCACCCGCGGCCGGATCGTGCTGACGCGCGACCCCGACGGGCAGGAGCGTTGCGTCGCCTGCAACCTCTGCTCGGCCGTCTGCCCCGTGGACTGCATCGACGTGACCAAGGCCGAGACCGAGGACGGCCGCTGGTATCCCGAGACCTTCCGCATCAACTTCGCCCGCTGCATCTTCTGCGGCTTCTGCGAGGAAGCCTGCCCGACCTCGGCGATCCAGCTGACGCCCGACGTGGAACTGGCCGACTACGCCCGCGGCTCGCTGCAATACGAGAAGCAGGACCTGCTGATCGCAGGCGAGGGCAAGCGCCCCGGCTACCGCTACTGGGACGTGGCCGGCAAGGCCATAGCCGGAAAGGACCAGCAGCCGGTCGATCCGAAGGATCTCTGCCCATGA
- the nuoH gene encoding NADH-quinone oxidoreductase subunit NuoH, whose amino-acid sequence MNLILVAIFSVLLLVALLAAAGIFTWVERRLLGFLQERLGPNRVGPFGFLQWVADTVKLITKEDAPPAGADVAAYRLAPALAAAPMLAGFGVVAFGPGLAVSDLDMGVLFVMGMLALTVWALVLGAWGSRNRYAMLGGLRAAAQMLAYESFLGLSLMGCVLLAGSFRMGDIVAAQEEAWFILLQPLGAALFFLAGIAAAHRLPFDLQESEQDLVAGFMTEYSGMSFALFFLGEYIAVLLVASLFTTLFLGGWAGPLLPGPVWFGVKVGVISVVFIWLRAALPRPRYDQLIGFAWKVALPLALLNLLLTAWIAVGRAA is encoded by the coding sequence ATGAACCTGATCCTCGTCGCGATCTTCTCCGTCCTGCTGCTTGTCGCGCTCCTCGCCGCGGCGGGCATCTTCACCTGGGTCGAGCGGCGGCTGCTCGGCTTCCTGCAGGAGCGGCTCGGCCCCAACCGCGTCGGCCCCTTCGGCTTCCTGCAATGGGTGGCCGACACGGTGAAGCTGATCACCAAGGAGGACGCGCCGCCCGCCGGGGCGGATGTCGCCGCCTACCGCCTCGCCCCCGCGCTTGCCGCCGCGCCGATGCTGGCGGGCTTCGGCGTCGTGGCCTTCGGTCCGGGCCTTGCGGTGTCGGATCTCGACATGGGCGTGCTCTTCGTGATGGGGATGCTGGCACTGACGGTCTGGGCGCTGGTGCTGGGCGCCTGGGGCTCGCGCAACCGCTATGCCATGCTGGGCGGCCTGCGCGCCGCGGCGCAGATGCTGGCCTATGAAAGCTTCCTTGGCCTCTCGCTGATGGGCTGCGTGCTGCTCGCCGGCTCGTTCCGCATGGGCGACATCGTGGCCGCGCAGGAGGAGGCGTGGTTCATCCTGCTGCAACCGCTTGGCGCGGCTCTTTTTTTCCTTGCCGGCATTGCCGCGGCGCACCGCCTGCCCTTCGACCTTCAGGAATCCGAACAGGACCTCGTGGCCGGCTTCATGACCGAATACTCCGGCATGAGCTTCGCGCTGTTCTTCCTTGGCGAATACATCGCGGTTCTGCTGGTCGCCTCGCTGTTCACGACGCTGTTCCTCGGCGGCTGGGCGGGTCCGCTGCTGCCCGGGCCGGTCTGGTTCGGTGTGAAGGTCGGAGTGATCTCGGTCGTCTTCATCTGGCTGCGCGCGGCGCTGCCCCGGCCGCGCTACGACCAGCTGATCGGCTTCGCGTGGAAGGTGGCGCTGCCGCTCGCGCTCCTGAACCTTCTTCTGACGGCATGGATCGCGGTGGGGAGGGCGGCGTGA